The nucleotide sequence CGCTCGGCGATGGCGCGGAGGCGCGCGTCCGCCTCGGCCAGGCGCTCGTCCGAGCGCACGATCCCCACGTACTCCCACATCAGCCCGCGGATCTCCTCGCGCGCGGCGCCGATGCGCTCCGCATCCGCATCTCCGTCCCCCGATGCGGTTTGTGGCAGCGGCGCGGGCTCCAGCATCCGTGTGGCGGCCAGCTGCGGGCCGATGCGCTCGGCGGCGCGGTGCGCGAAGACGATGGCCTCGAGCAGCGAGTTCGACGCGAGACGGTTGGCGCCGTGCACGCCGGTGCACGCCGTCTCGCCCGCCACGTACAGCCCGGGGACGGAGGTGCGCCCGTCCGTGTCCGTCAGCACGCCGCCGCACAGGTAGTGCGCGGCGGGGACCACCGGCAGCGGCTCGCGCAGCATGTCGATCCCCCGCTCCGCCGTTTCGCGCAGGATGTTGGGAAAGCGCTCGCGGATCTCGGCCGGGGCGATGGCCGAGCAGTCCAGCAGCACGTGCGGCGTGCCGGTGCGCTTCATCTCGGCATCGATCGCGCGCGCCACCACGTCGCGCGGAGCCAGCGAGGCCAGCGGGTGATACGCGTCCATGAACGCCGTGCCGTCCAGCCGCCGCAGCACCGCGCCCTCGCCGCGCACCGCCTCGCTGATCAAAAAGGTCTTCTCGCGCGCGGGATACAGCGCGGTGGGGTGGAACTGGATGAACTCCATGTTGGCGATCCTGGCACCCGCGCGGTACGCCATCGCCACCCCGTCGCCCGTGGCGATGGACGGGTTGGTGGTGTGGCGGTAGATCTGGCCGCAGCCGCCGGTGGCCAGCATCACCGCCTTGGCCAGGATCGGCACCGCCGCGCCCGTCTCGGCGTCCAGCACGCGCACGCCGCAGCAGCGCTCGCCCAGCGTGCCGGGGTCGGTCGCGGTGAGGAGGTCGACCGCCGCGGTGTTCTCGTAGATGGAGATGTTCCCGGCCGATGCGACCGCGGCCAGCAGCCCGCGCTCGATCTCGCGCCCGGTGAGGTCGGCCGCGCGCACGATGCGGCGCCGCGAGTGCCCGCCCTCGCGCCCCAGCGAGAGCCCGCCCCCGGCGGCCTCGCTGAAGTGCACGCCCAGCTCGATGAGCTCGCGCACCCGCGCCGGCCCCTCGCGCACCAGCACGTCCACCGCGTCGGGGTGGCAGAGGCCGGCGCCCGCGACCAGCGTGTCCTCGCGGTGCAGCGCCGGCGAGTCGTCCGCCCCGAACGCCGCGGCGATCCCGCCCTGCGCCCAGTTGGTGGACGACTCCGGCCGGCTCTTCTTGGTGACGAGCGCCACGGTGCCGTACCGCGACGCCTTCAGCGCGAAGAACAGCCCCGCGATCCCGCTTCCCACCACCACCACGTCGGCGCGATTCATCTGTGCCCGGATCGATGGATGCCGCGAATTGCGGATCGATGGATGCCGCGAAAATGCGAGTGAACTCGCGGCTACAACTGCACGCAGTCCGCCTTCGCGGACTTCACTTCGGCTTCGCCTCCAGCGCGCGGCGCAGCGCCTCGTCCAACACGTCGCCGCCCGATTCGATGCGCACCGCCTGTTCCAGCACCCACACCGCGGCCGGCGGCGAGATCAGCGCGCGCAGCTTCACCGCGTCCTTACGGGTGATGACGATCGGGCGCCCCATCGCCCGCGACACGATGCGCAGCGCGTCCGCCGCGGAGAACGGATGGTGATCGGGATACGCATCCTCCTCCACCTTCGCCCCCACCCCGCGCAGCGCGTCGAAGAACGGCCCCGGCATCGCCAGCGCGGCGACGGCGAGCACGTCCATCCCGGCGAGCGAGGAGAGCGGGCGCACCTCGCCACCGTGCAGCGGCGCCAGCCGGTCCGCCGCGAGGTGGCAGATGGCGATCGGTTTTCCCGGCGCGGCGAGCGCCACCTCCGCGGCGACCTCGCCGGCGCGCGCGGCGGGGGCGGACTTGCGGGTGAGCACGACCACGTCCGCGCGCGCGAGCGCCGTCACGTCCTCGCGCCAGGGGCCGCGGGGGATGAGGCGCGGCGCGCGCTCCCACGTCTCCACCGCGACGAGCACGACGTCGAGGTCGCGCGCCAGCCGCCGATGCTGGAACGCGTCGTCCAGCACCACCACATCGCACCCGGCCGCCACCAGCTCGCGCGCCGCCTCCACCCGCCGCGCCGCCGTCGCGACGCGGACGCCGGGGTTCAGCTCGCGGTGCAGGATCACCTCGTCGCCGCCGTACCCGCGCAGCGCGATCCCCGGCGTGCGCCCCCACTCGCGCAGCCGCGCGACGAGCCACGCCGAGAACGGCGTCTTCCCCGCCCCGCCCACCCCGATGTTTCCGACGCTGATCACCGGGACGGGCACGGATTCGACGCCGATCCCCCGGTCGAATCGCCGATTCCGGGCGCGCACGATGCCGCGGAATGCCCACTCCGCCGGCAGCAGCGCCGCGTCGAGCACCGCGGCCGCCGCGCCGCCCTCCCCCGCCCACCAGCGCGTGACGAAGCTGCGGAGGCTCATCGAGGGCCTCGCGGGAGAAGCATCGGGGCGCGTCCGCAGCCTCGCGGAGCCCTCCCCCCGCGGCTCAGGCCGCGTACCCCCTCCCGATAACGAGAGGGGGTAACTTCGATTGCGGCGCGCGGGGTGTGAAGCGCGCGGAGGCTGTGGTGTGGCGCGGGGCCCCATCCAGCGCTCACGCGGTCCGACGGCATGGAAGCGCGGAGTGCGGTAGAGAAACAGCCAGGCGGGCAGAATGGAGCCATCCCGCGCAGACCGCATCCAGCTACCTCTCCCGGTACGGGAGAGGTGGACGGCCTAAGCCGGCCGGAGAGGGCGCGAGGCCGCGGAGTCGCTCCACCGCCTCTTCTCGGCGCGCCGAGCATCCTCACCCCCACGGCCGGTCCACGCGCGCCATCAACCCGCCCAGGCGCCGCTCCACGTCGTCCATGATCGTCTGGATCTGGTCTTCCGTCGCGCGGCGGGGAACGAACACGGGTTCGCCGTAGGAGATGCGGAGGCGGGCGAAGGGCCGGGGGATGAGGAAGCGGTCCCATCCCCCGAAGTACCACGCGCGATCAGCGCCGCTGACCACGGGGATGATGGGCGCGCCGGTGCGCTGGGCGATGAGCACGGGGCCGGGCTTCATCTTCTCGCGCGGGCCCTTGGGTCCGTCGGGGGTGATGGCGAGCGAGCGGCCGGCGCGCACGTGCTGGATCAGCTCGCGCAGTGCCTCCAGCCCGCCGCGCGTGGTGGAGCCGCGCACCGCCGT is from Longimicrobium sp. and encodes:
- the nadB gene encoding L-aspartate oxidase translates to MNRADVVVVGSGIAGLFFALKASRYGTVALVTKKSRPESSTNWAQGGIAAAFGADDSPALHREDTLVAGAGLCHPDAVDVLVREGPARVRELIELGVHFSEAAGGGLSLGREGGHSRRRIVRAADLTGREIERGLLAAVASAGNISIYENTAAVDLLTATDPGTLGERCCGVRVLDAETGAAVPILAKAVMLATGGCGQIYRHTTNPSIATGDGVAMAYRAGARIANMEFIQFHPTALYPAREKTFLISEAVRGEGAVLRRLDGTAFMDAYHPLASLAPRDVVARAIDAEMKRTGTPHVLLDCSAIAPAEIRERFPNILRETAERGIDMLREPLPVVPAAHYLCGGVLTDTDGRTSVPGLYVAGETACTGVHGANRLASNSLLEAIVFAHRAAERIGPQLAATRMLEPAPLPQTASGDGDADAERIGAAREEIRGLMWEYVGIVRSDERLAEADARLRAIAERVGGWWAASRPTPELVELRNVVQCAHLVVRCALRRKESRGLQYSTDYAYRDNEHWLRDTIVVR
- the lpxK gene encoding tetraacyldisaccharide 4'-kinase, with translation MSLRSFVTRWWAGEGGAAAAVLDAALLPAEWAFRGIVRARNRRFDRGIGVESVPVPVISVGNIGVGGAGKTPFSAWLVARLREWGRTPGIALRGYGGDEVILHRELNPGVRVATAARRVEAARELVAAGCDVVVLDDAFQHRRLARDLDVVLVAVETWERAPRLIPRGPWREDVTALARADVVVLTRKSAPAARAGEVAAEVALAAPGKPIAICHLAADRLAPLHGGEVRPLSSLAGMDVLAVAALAMPGPFFDALRGVGAKVEEDAYPDHHPFSAADALRIVSRAMGRPIVITRKDAVKLRALISPPAAVWVLEQAVRIESGGDVLDEALRRALEAKPK
- a CDS encoding lysophospholipid acyltransferase family protein; its protein translation is MTPDSAPQPASPGSRVSKVRPSEQSTQLRAHERFVAGMGGAALNALMGTCRYEREGVENYDQFWRAGKPVIFTLWHGRLLPCTHFHRHNGVVTLVSQHRDGEYITRVVRRWGFTAVRGSTTRGGLEALRELIQHVRAGRSLAITPDGPKGPREKMKPGPVLIAQRTGAPIIPVVSGADRAWYFGGWDRFLIPRPFARLRISYGEPVFVPRRATEDQIQTIMDDVERRLGGLMARVDRPWG